One window of Corynebacterium sp. P3-F1 genomic DNA carries:
- the gmk gene encoding guanylate kinase, whose protein sequence is MSNTKGKGRLVVLAGPSAVGKSTVVQRLRKEVEDLYFSVSMTTRDPRPGEVDGKDYFFVSRDDFQNRIDAGEMLEWADIHGGLQRSGTPAAPVREALDAGRPVLVEVDLAGARNIKEIMPEAVTVFLAPPSWEVLVQRLTGRATETEDVIARRLQTARAELAAQDEFDDVIVNNDLDEAVQGISDILLCVQRPNNE, encoded by the coding sequence GTGTCAAACACGAAAGGGAAGGGCCGGCTGGTTGTTTTGGCTGGCCCTTCCGCCGTTGGAAAGTCCACGGTGGTGCAGCGACTCCGCAAGGAAGTCGAGGACCTGTACTTCTCCGTCTCCATGACCACACGCGATCCGCGTCCGGGTGAAGTGGACGGCAAAGACTATTTCTTTGTCAGCCGCGATGACTTCCAGAACCGGATTGATGCGGGCGAGATGCTCGAGTGGGCTGACATTCACGGTGGTCTTCAACGCTCCGGCACTCCCGCTGCCCCGGTGAGGGAGGCCCTCGATGCGGGCCGCCCGGTGCTGGTCGAGGTCGACCTTGCAGGTGCCCGAAACATCAAGGAGATCATGCCGGAGGCGGTCACGGTCTTCCTTGCCCCGCCGTCGTGGGAGGTTCTCGTGCAGCGGCTGACCGGCCGCGCGACGGAGACCGAGGATGTGATTGCACGTCGATTGCAAACGGCGCGCGCTGAGCTCGCCGCTCAGGACGAGTTCGATGATGTCATTGTCAACAACGATCTGGATGAGGCTGTGCAGGGGATCAGTGATATTCTCTTGTGCGTCCAGCGTCCAAACAACGAGTAG
- the mihF gene encoding integration host factor, actinobacterial type, with protein sequence MALPELTPEQRQEALAKAAEARKQRAELKASLKRGDTNLKEVLEKAESDEIIGKTKVSALLEAMPKVGKVKAREIMEELEIAQTRRLRGLGDRQRRALLERFGFGE encoded by the coding sequence GTGGCCCTTCCCGAATTGACCCCGGAACAGCGTCAGGAAGCTCTCGCTAAGGCTGCGGAAGCACGCAAGCAGCGTGCTGAGCTCAAGGCGTCCCTGAAACGCGGCGACACGAACCTCAAGGAAGTGCTGGAGAAGGCAGAGTCCGACGAGATCATCGGCAAGACCAAGGTCTCCGCTCTGCTCGAGGCGATGCCGAAGGTGGGCAAAGTCAAGGCCCGCGAGATCATGGAGGAGCTCGAGATCGCTCAGACCCGTCGTCTCCGCGGTCTCGGCGACCGTCAGCGTCGTGCTCTGCTCGAGCGCTTCGGTTTCGGGGAATAA
- a CDS encoding DUF3558 domain-containing protein: protein MTTGWGTKVDRVFSAASGAVLVVALAGCSLGGSTLGGIEAAPSSPSSAVTQSADDQPSPAPDEPPAFHFRSGDLILGDFTYDDVAGNIFNPCEEITAEEFAAIGFEMDGRTRSDETKGLRGCALKPVVSDFRSYVITGGSGNFQSTKADRKLVRQNASSILPNAYTYVHLDRDDDVCGAAVDTSRGQFGIGVGQIEGAQPREAFCERAIEVLEAFYQLEP, encoded by the coding sequence ATGACCACAGGTTGGGGGACCAAGGTTGACCGCGTGTTCTCCGCCGCATCGGGGGCTGTGTTGGTAGTGGCGCTGGCCGGCTGCTCGTTGGGAGGCTCAACTCTCGGTGGTATCGAAGCCGCTCCATCCAGCCCGTCGTCTGCTGTCACCCAATCCGCGGATGACCAACCCAGTCCTGCCCCCGACGAACCACCTGCCTTCCACTTCCGCAGCGGCGATCTCATCCTCGGGGACTTCACCTACGACGACGTCGCCGGGAACATATTCAACCCCTGCGAGGAGATCACCGCCGAGGAGTTCGCCGCGATCGGGTTTGAGATGGATGGGAGGACACGGAGTGACGAGACCAAGGGGTTACGAGGGTGCGCTCTTAAGCCTGTGGTTTCCGATTTTCGCAGTTATGTCATAACCGGTGGATCTGGAAACTTTCAGAGCACCAAAGCAGACAGGAAGTTAGTTAGGCAAAATGCATCTTCGATTTTGCCTAACGCCTACACGTACGTGCATCTCGATCGTGATGATGATGTTTGCGGTGCTGCCGTGGATACTTCGAGAGGCCAGTTCGGGATTGGCGTTGGCCAGATCGAAGGAGCACAACCACGCGAAGCATTTTGTGAGCGGGCAATAGAAGTCTTAGAGGCGTTTTACCAGCTCGAACCATAG
- the rpoZ gene encoding DNA-directed RNA polymerase subunit omega, producing the protein MSNVTNDLANSAETADVNEQVYDAPEGITAPPIDELLTKVSSKYALVIFAAKRARQINSYYQEQDEGVFEFIGPLVTPQPGEKPLSIALREIEHGLLEHEEGQ; encoded by the coding sequence GTGAGCAACGTGACCAACGATCTGGCTAATTCGGCAGAGACCGCCGATGTCAATGAGCAGGTGTACGACGCACCCGAAGGCATCACGGCCCCGCCTATTGATGAGCTGCTGACCAAGGTGTCCTCCAAGTATGCCCTGGTGATCTTCGCGGCCAAGCGTGCCCGCCAGATCAATAGCTACTACCAGGAGCAGGACGAGGGCGTGTTCGAGTTCATCGGCCCCCTGGTCACTCCGCAGCCGGGTGAGAAGCCGCTGTCCATTGCCCTCCGTGAGATCGAGCACGGTCTGCTGGAGCACGAGGAAGGCCAGTAG
- the pyrF gene encoding orotidine-5'-phosphate decarboxylase, with protein sequence MAEHTHPRNFGNRLVEAGEKYGRLCVGIDPHESLLSAWGLNADIDGLREFSLRCVEAFAGHVALIKPQVAFYERFGSAGFAVLEETIAALRESDSLVVADAKRGDIGSTMEGYALAWLDSNSPLCCDAVTLTPYLGVGSLAPAIELAGRENRGVFVMSANSNPEAEDFQSQVLDRSGVTVAQQMVDECAEYNVDKRADSGTEPALVGHVGVVVGATLAHPPALDDLNAPVLMPGVGAQGATMADVARIAGANAHLVFPNVSRSVLSTGPAVSGLREAAKLLVLHG encoded by the coding sequence ATGGCGGAGCACACGCACCCGCGGAACTTCGGCAACCGCCTCGTTGAGGCAGGGGAGAAGTACGGCCGGCTCTGCGTCGGCATCGACCCACACGAATCGCTGCTCAGCGCATGGGGGTTGAACGCCGACATCGACGGGCTGCGGGAATTCTCGCTGCGCTGCGTCGAAGCTTTCGCAGGCCACGTGGCGCTGATCAAGCCTCAGGTGGCGTTCTACGAACGCTTCGGATCGGCCGGATTCGCCGTGCTGGAGGAAACGATCGCCGCATTGCGGGAGAGCGATTCGCTCGTGGTTGCCGACGCTAAGCGCGGTGACATCGGTTCGACAATGGAGGGCTATGCCTTGGCCTGGCTCGACTCGAACTCTCCGCTGTGTTGCGACGCCGTGACATTGACTCCGTATCTCGGTGTCGGTTCACTTGCCCCAGCCATTGAGCTGGCCGGCCGGGAGAACCGCGGAGTCTTCGTTATGTCCGCCAACTCCAACCCGGAAGCTGAAGATTTCCAGTCGCAGGTCCTCGACCGTAGCGGTGTCACCGTGGCGCAGCAGATGGTGGACGAATGTGCGGAGTACAACGTCGATAAGCGTGCGGATAGCGGGACGGAACCTGCCCTCGTAGGGCACGTGGGTGTCGTAGTCGGTGCGACGCTGGCTCATCCTCCGGCGCTCGACGATCTCAATGCTCCGGTGCTCATGCCGGGAGTCGGTGCGCAGGGAGCGACGATGGCTGATGTTGCGCGCATCGCCGGGGCGAACGCGCACCTCGTTTTCCCTAATGTGTCGCGTTCCGTGCTGTCCACGGGCCCCGCTGTCTCTGGCCTGCGTGAAGCTGCGAAATTGCTGGTGCTTCACGGCTAA